TGGTTATTTATTTGGCGGTTATCAAAAGTTGCGAAGCTGGGTCCTCTGatgttatttatatagttCATCGGTGGCAGCGGTTTAGGTGCTTGAAATTTTGCATTTTTGATCAAACAtccaaatttatttaaattctgTATGATTTTCTGATAATTCTCTTCGTTATTCAAAACCACTTGAAATCgtttcatatatattgtatCATTTGATCTTACCAAATATTTGCATGAAATTGTCGGATTAAGAGTTGTGAATTGTATCAGTTCTCGGTTCTGCATTATAgggaaaaatatttgttctGTCACCCCAATACTATCTAGCATAATCTCCAGTTTTACTGATAAATTTGGAAACACATCTATTCtcatataaatatctgTATTTTCTCTGTAATGTGACCAATTCTGTTTATCTATAGGGTTAATTATACTTTGAAATCCCAATGGTGCTTCAACAATGCTGTTGAAACGGGAGTAGGATAAAATTGGTATTCTGGTTGATTGtgtcatttaattttggcAAAAACAATGCAAGTAAGtacttcaaatataattgcTAATACCTGCTTAGATTGTATACAGTTATCTTCTTATAATTGGATATTCAAGCATAAAGTTGCAAAGGATAAAACGTAATTAAAAATAGCCGCCAATAAAAAAGTTATATAGTTTAgtttcttatatttatatatttcatattcTGTATCTTTTTGAACTTTAATCCGAACTTAACGCTAggttgaaaaattattattaaaaaacataaGAAAAGGTGATGAGTTCGATAATATATCAGTGTAATTGTTCACTTTGAAGATATACTTGGCAACAAAATTTACTCTGTAAACTTTTGTCACATATAAGGAAGGAACTAATATTTGAGCCGATAtggtttatttttataCATCACAGCCTTTTCCAGATTCAATTCCACACCAGATCATTGTAGGAAAAGACAAATTTGAGAATGatcttctaataaaatatggTTATCGGGAATTGAACTATACATGGTTCCATGCTGATAACTATTCTAGTGGACATGTCTATTTGAAGTTATTAGAGAAAGAGAATTCTGTGAGTGATGTAAGCTCAGAGATTGTTAATGATTGTTTGCAACTTTGTAAATCTGAATCGATCCAAGGTAACAAACTGCCACAATGTAGCATCTTGATCACACCTTGGCATAATTTGAGGAAGAATAGGTTTATGAAACCGGGAGAAGTTTCATTTAAATCACAGAGAGCATGTACAAAACGAGATTGTTTTGCAAGGgatacaaaaataatgaatagaCTAAATAAAACGAGGGTAGAATTGTATGAAGACGTAGAAAATATTCTACATGATGCtaaaaaatctaaaaatCCAAATTATTTCACTGAATTAATTGCAAATCAACGAGATGAATTACTGGAGAGTGAGAGGCTACGAAAAGCAGAAAAGAAGCAAAACAAAAAGCAACAAAAGAAGAGAGAAGAAGAATGGGGAGAAGATATAGATAGCGATGAGATAAGTAAACTAGCTGCTATTTAATcgtttaataatttatagatatcattaaaaaacagagtaaataaatatatggCCCATTATAGTTGCCAAACATCCATACCGgtttgttttaaatttatttagttTCCAGTACTTCCTATTTCTAGAGTTACAGCACCAAAAACAAGTTATTATCAGAAACCTCCGACTGGAATTAACTCATTACCTTATCTGTGATTAT
The window above is part of the Tetrapisispora phaffii CBS 4417 chromosome 7, complete genome genome. Proteins encoded here:
- the JLP2 gene encoding Jlp2p (similar to Saccharomyces cerevisiae JLP2 (YMR132C); ancestral locus Anc_2.400); amino-acid sequence: MVYFYTSQPFPDSIPHQIIVGKDKFENDLLIKYGYRELNYTWFHADNYSSGHVYLKLLEKENSVSDVSSEIVNDCLQLCKSESIQGNKLPQCSILITPWHNLRKNRFMKPGEVSFKSQRACTKRDCFARDTKIMNRLNKTRVELYEDVENILHDAKKSKNPNYFTELIANQRDELLESERLRKAEKKQNKKQQKKREEEWGEDIDSDEISKLAAI